The following proteins are co-located in the Argopecten irradians isolate NY chromosome 9, Ai_NY, whole genome shotgun sequence genome:
- the LOC138332197 gene encoding uncharacterized protein — protein sequence MGSKPSRLDEVSLPNIEDRRMDEGISYKDLICVKTKPWDPEKRNKEFPSKEIQNDKITIESTVIGVDISSPTLTEAECAKRDIYPMPYVTLESKTEKESFILKNSDGFMEVIFEPKTPTRNAIYTFHVRQRGKETWTRHEVKMKVGQMTVGIETDQFDIDAVFITSEVETQTFDVTKAGGVMELDPQNEDMKLDFPPGAVRSTMTVTVEVTSLDEAIKSRKITQLLGKDHGMLGISDKVNVTHEHNFQVPVRLTLPIQSLQPTPEGEQPTALVLYVEDGEVKELESATIKEVEPNLFEVTTDHFCPVIVTRQRQLVRSVQIKSVVKLVYNLDDPRCNILLFSKIITEGKLLYLRSEIVSQDERKEMSKERMEELGMNLIQICTSPTIRLKNMDRVRVSLALNTAIRFPMHSPRVSPFIMFDSNNKDNSLSFYVERHQAYGVGEFATLEYDVDKGKYRRPLHKATFHVLTEMKKRKNLGLSMSSSRETLYKTSGLQSIVYKREVSGPQSPSSYGSDTSGIPKSIGAHGNISVDIDEIKKTAQHGHEEHDKRIPKCKDQSIQGKYAEVFSEKSMALLARQIPDREYHTFATCLHVPIVTADQLAENFPHPQDKNQLKLRLLLYWLDNESTNPFIRLKVLKDALIGIEQTALAERFEKAFNKKDSFKMRE from the exons ATGGGCAGTAAGCCAAGCAG ATTGGACGAGGTTTCACTTCCAAACATAGAAGATCGCAGAATGGACGA aGGCATAAGTTACAAAGACTTAATCTGTGTTAAAACTAAGCCATGGGACCcagaaaaaagaaacaaagaatTCCCCTCAAAAGAGATTCAAAACGACAAAATCACAATCGAATCAACTGTAATAGGCGTGGATATATCCAGCCCAACTCTGACCGAGGCTGAATGTGCAAAAAGGGACATATATCCTATGCCCTATGTTACACTTGAAAGCAAAACCGAAAAAGAAAGTTTCATATTAAAAAATTCAGATGGTTTTATGGAAGTAATTTTTGAACCTAAAACCCCTACGCGCAACGCCATATATACCTTCCATGTGAGACAAAGAGGAAAAGAAACATGGACTCGTCATGAGGTGAAGATGAAG GTCGGACAGATGACTGTGGGCATTGAAACAGACCAGTTTGATATTGATGCCGTGTTTATAACGTCTGAGGTTGAAACTCAGACATTTGACGTTACGAAGGCAGGTGGTGTGATGGAGTTGGATCCGCAAAATGAAGACATGAAACTAGACTTCCCTCCTGGTGCGGTACGGAGTACCATGACAGTCACTGTCGAG GTTACCTCCCTTGATGAAGCAATTAAAAGTCGGAAGATAACTCAGTTACTTGGGAAGGATCATGGTATGCTTGGAATCTCCGACAAAGTGAACGTGACACATGAACACAACTTTCAAGTTCCTGTGCGCCTGACACTGCCTATACAGTCTCTCCAGCCTACTCCTGAAGGTGAACAGCCTACTGCACTTGTCCTGTATGTAGAGGACGGTGAGGTTAAGGAGTTGGAATCGGCGACAATAAAGGAGGTCGAACCAAACCTGTTTGAGGTTACAACGGATCACTTTTGTCC aGTGATTGTCACTAGACAACGACAACTCGTTCGTTCTGTGCAAATAAAATCGGTAGTCAAATTAGTTTATAACCTTGACGATCCACGATGTAACATCCTACTCTTTTCTAAAATCATAACAGAAGGAAAGCTATTATATCTCCGCTCGGAAATAGTGAGCCAAGATGAAAGAAAGGAAATGAGTAAAGAGCGTATGGAAGAACTGGGAATGAACTTAATTCAAATATGTACTTCACCAACCATAAGACTGAAAAATATGGACAGAGTAAGGGTTTCGCTGGCCTTAAATACGGCGATCCGCTTCCCTATGCACTCTCCTCGGGTAAGTCCGTTTATAATGTTTGACAGTAACAATAAGGATAACTCCCTGTCATTTTATGTAGAGAGACATCAAGCGTACGGGGTTGGTGAGTTCGCTACACTGGAGTACGACGTGGATAAAGGGAAATATCGCAGACCACTTCACAAAGCAACGTTCCATGTCTTGACAGAAATGAAGAAGCGAAAAAACCTAGGCTTGTCGATGTCGTCATCGCGAGAAAcgttatataaaacatcaggaCTGCAATCCATCGTTTACAAACGGGAAGTATCCGGTCCTCAATCACCGTCGAGTTACGGAAGTGATACAAGTGGTATTCCTAAAAGTATTGGAGCTCATGGCAACATCTCTGTCGACATAGATGAGATAAAGAAAACTGCACAGCATGGCCATGAGGAACATGACAAACGAATTCCAAAATGCAAAGACCAGTCTATACAAGGAAAATATGCAG aaGTATTCTCAGAGAAAAGCATGGCCCTCCTGGCAAGGCAGATACCCGACCGTGAATACCACACTTTTGcaacatgtttacatgtaccaATAGTAACTGCTGATCAACTAGCGGAAAATTTTCCTCATCCTCAAGACAAAAATCAGTTAAAGCTCAGACTGCTTCTATACTGGCTTGATAATGAAAGTACAAATCCGTTTATAAGACTTAAAGTACTAAAGGACGCGTTGATTGGGATTGAGCAAACAGCACTTGCAGAAAGGTTCGAAAAAGCATTCAACAAAAAGGATTCTTTTAAAATGCGAGAATGA